One Mobula birostris isolate sMobBir1 chromosome 4, sMobBir1.hap1, whole genome shotgun sequence DNA window includes the following coding sequences:
- the cops9 gene encoding COP9 signalosome complex subunit 9, with product MKPAVDEMFPEGAGPYVDLDEAGGSSGLLMDLAANEKAVHADFFNDFEDLFDDDDIQ from the exons ATGAAACCGGCGGTGGATGAGATGTTTCCTGAAGGTGCTGGGCCATATGTAGACCTGGATGAG GCAGGGGGAAGTTCGGGACTTCTGATGGACCTTGCAGCTAATGAAAAAGCAGTTCATGCAGATTTCTTTAATG ATTTTGAAGACCTCTTTGATGACGATGATATTCAGTGA